Proteins from one Streptomyces genisteinicus genomic window:
- a CDS encoding helix-turn-helix domain-containing protein, whose product MTVLALALTDGMLHFELAAAYEVFGAAPAGVDVPWYDVVLCGPGAVRAGRFGLEPDAGLDRLREADTVIVPGWADVDRPPPAELVDAVRAAHQAGARVASLCTGAFVLAAAGLLDGLRATTHWAHTDVLAARHPRVTVDPDVLYVDNGTVLTSAGKAAALDLCLHLVRLDHGSSVANAAARRLVVPPHRAGGQAQFVTTPVPARESHPLTALLPWVLARLDQPLSVEDLARRAQMSSRTLGRHFRAATGTTPLQWLLTQRIRRAQELLETTGQSVEAVATATGMGTATTLRRHFHRTVGVPPDTYRRTFRAAPAPDSAPAPAPDAAPAPGAARRASPGGAPAPRAHR is encoded by the coding sequence ATGACCGTTCTCGCGCTGGCCCTCACCGACGGGATGCTCCACTTCGAACTGGCCGCGGCGTACGAGGTGTTCGGCGCGGCTCCGGCAGGTGTGGACGTGCCCTGGTACGACGTCGTCCTGTGCGGGCCGGGCGCCGTGCGCGCCGGACGCTTCGGCCTGGAACCCGACGCGGGTCTGGACCGGCTCCGGGAGGCGGACACCGTGATCGTGCCCGGCTGGGCCGACGTCGACCGGCCCCCGCCGGCCGAGCTGGTCGACGCGGTGCGCGCGGCCCACCAGGCGGGCGCGCGGGTGGCGTCGTTGTGCACCGGAGCGTTCGTCCTCGCCGCGGCAGGTCTCCTCGACGGCCTGCGGGCGACCACCCACTGGGCCCACACCGACGTCCTGGCGGCCCGTCACCCCCGGGTGACGGTCGACCCGGACGTGCTCTACGTCGACAACGGCACCGTGCTCACCTCGGCCGGGAAGGCCGCCGCGCTCGACCTGTGCCTCCACCTGGTCCGCCTCGACCACGGCTCGTCGGTCGCCAACGCGGCCGCCCGCCGACTGGTGGTCCCGCCCCACCGGGCGGGCGGCCAGGCCCAGTTCGTCACCACCCCGGTCCCCGCACGCGAGTCCCACCCGCTGACGGCGCTCCTCCCCTGGGTGCTCGCCCGCCTCGACCAGCCGCTGAGCGTCGAGGACCTCGCGCGCCGCGCCCAGATGAGCTCCCGCACGCTCGGCCGGCACTTCCGGGCCGCCACCGGCACCACGCCCCTGCAGTGGCTGCTGACCCAGCGCATCCGCCGCGCGCAGGAGCTGCTGGAGACCACCGGGCAGAGCGTGGAAGCCGTCGCGACGGCCACCGGCATGGGCACCGCCACGACGCTGCGCCGTCACTTCCACCGCACCGTTGGCGTGCCTCCGGACACGTACCGGCGCACCTTCCGAGCCGCCCCCGCCCCCGACTCCGCCCCTGCCCCTGCCCCCGACGCCGCCCCCGCCCCCGGTGCAGCGCGCCGTGCCTCGCCCGGCGGGGCGCCGGCCCCACGAGCCCACCGCTGA